The following are from one region of the Clostridia bacterium genome:
- the rlmD gene encoding 23S rRNA (uracil(1939)-C(5))-methyltransferase RlmD yields MLEKNDLIELTVEGVTSDGSGVARADGIAVFLPLALPGDKVEARIVKTAKNCIYGKVERVITPAPDRVEPDCPVFGKCGGCAYRDAEYAAELRYKKDKMTAALRRIGGIDIEVPDVIGCAESDRYRNKLMLPVGVDFDGYPRCGFYAKRSHRIVPSDDCALHPEVFMRIAHFTFDYLIANGVTAYDETVGRGQLRHVYIRQAPTSGEIMLCVVINGDRLDCGAQFAAEVTERFPEIKSVVMNINRADGNIILGAKCVTLAGSDYINGTLRGVNIRISPLSFCQVNSAQTVKLYDVAEEFAEVTPETRLLDLYCGAGLIGLSMANKVKELIGVEIIPDAIEDAKANAAASGITNAEFLCGDAPVAAEKLRCAGREPDVVILDPPRAGCAPALIYSVTDMKPERVVYISCDVATQARDLKLFAERGYKTVKAQGIDMFPRTAHVETVVRLSRQ; encoded by the coding sequence ATGCTTGAAAAGAACGATCTCATCGAATTGACGGTAGAAGGCGTAACGTCGGACGGCAGCGGGGTAGCCCGCGCCGACGGCATCGCCGTGTTCCTCCCGCTCGCCCTGCCGGGCGACAAGGTCGAAGCCCGCATCGTGAAGACCGCGAAAAACTGCATATACGGAAAGGTGGAGCGCGTTATTACGCCGGCGCCCGACCGCGTCGAGCCGGACTGTCCGGTCTTCGGCAAGTGCGGCGGCTGCGCCTACCGCGACGCGGAATACGCCGCGGAGCTGCGCTATAAGAAGGATAAGATGACCGCCGCGCTCCGCCGCATCGGCGGCATAGATATCGAGGTGCCGGACGTTATCGGCTGCGCCGAGTCCGACCGCTACAGAAACAAGCTTATGCTGCCCGTCGGCGTCGACTTCGACGGCTACCCGCGCTGCGGCTTCTACGCCAAGCGCAGCCACCGTATCGTGCCGAGCGACGACTGCGCGCTGCATCCCGAAGTTTTCATGCGGATAGCGCATTTCACCTTCGACTATCTCATCGCGAACGGCGTCACGGCGTACGACGAAACGGTCGGCAGGGGACAGCTCCGCCACGTCTATATCCGTCAGGCGCCGACGAGCGGGGAGATAATGCTCTGCGTAGTGATCAACGGCGACAGGCTCGACTGCGGCGCGCAGTTCGCCGCCGAGGTCACGGAGCGCTTCCCGGAGATCAAGTCGGTCGTTATGAATATCAACCGCGCTGACGGCAACATAATCCTCGGCGCGAAGTGCGTTACCCTCGCGGGTTCGGACTATATAAACGGCACCCTTCGCGGAGTGAATATCCGCATCTCGCCGCTCTCCTTCTGTCAGGTCAACTCCGCGCAGACGGTGAAGCTTTACGACGTCGCCGAGGAGTTCGCGGAGGTGACTCCGGAGACCCGCCTGCTCGATCTCTACTGCGGAGCCGGACTGATAGGCCTTTCCATGGCGAACAAGGTCAAGGAACTGATAGGCGTCGAGATAATACCCGACGCCATCGAGGACGCGAAGGCGAACGCCGCCGCGAGCGGCATAACGAACGCGGAGTTCCTCTGCGGCGACGCGCCGGTAGCGGCCGAGAAGCTGCGCTGCGCGGGCAGGGAGCCGGACGTCGTCATCCTCGATCCGCCGCGCGCGGGATGCGCGCCGGCGCTGATCTATTCGGTCACGGATATGAAGCCGGAGCGGGTAGTATATATCTCCTGCGACGTCGCCACCCAGGCGCGCGATCTGAAGCTTTTCGCCGAGCGCGGCTACAAGACCGTCAAGGCGCAGGGCATAGATATGTTCCCGCGCACCGCGCATGTCGAGACAGTCGTTCGACTGTCCCGACAATGA
- the fabG gene encoding 3-oxoacyl-ACP reductase FabG: protein MSLSGKTAYITGASGGIGGEIAKKLHAAGCRVALFWHSDEAAAALAETLGEGAAAFRCDVADFASVDSAFAEAEAALGAADILVNNAGAALFGLLQNCADADFDRVVGVNLKGVFNCCKRALPAMISAKSGAIVNISSMWGVAGASCEAVYSASKAGVVGLTKALAKEVGPSGITVNCVAPGVIDTKMNARLTPETKASLAAETPLGRIGTPADVADAVAFLADAAFITGQTLGVDGGFIL from the coding sequence ATGTCGCTCAGCGGAAAAACCGCTTACATAACCGGCGCGTCGGGAGGCATAGGCGGCGAGATCGCGAAAAAACTGCACGCCGCCGGATGCCGCGTCGCGCTGTTTTGGCACAGCGACGAAGCGGCCGCCGCGCTCGCGGAAACGCTCGGCGAAGGCGCCGCGGCGTTCCGCTGCGACGTCGCGGACTTCGCCTCCGTCGACTCCGCGTTTGCGGAAGCGGAAGCGGCGCTCGGCGCCGCGGATATCCTCGTCAACAACGCCGGAGCCGCGCTCTTCGGGCTGCTCCAGAACTGCGCGGACGCGGACTTCGACCGCGTCGTCGGCGTGAATCTGAAGGGCGTTTTCAACTGCTGCAAACGCGCGCTGCCCGCGATGATCTCCGCCAAAAGCGGCGCGATAGTCAATATCTCGTCAATGTGGGGAGTCGCCGGCGCGTCATGCGAGGCGGTCTACTCGGCGTCGAAGGCGGGGGTCGTCGGGTTGACGAAGGCGCTCGCCAAGGAGGTCGGCCCGAGCGGCATAACGGTCAACTGCGTCGCTCCCGGCGTCATAGATACGAAGATGAACGCGCGTCTTACCCCGGAAACGAAGGCGTCTCTCGCCGCCGAAACTCCGCTCGGCCGCATCGGAACTCCGGCTGACGTCGCGGACGCGGTCGCGTTCCTCGCGGACGCCGCCTTCATAACGGGGCAGACGCTCGGCGTCGACGGCGGCTTTATACTGTGA